The DNA sequence CGTTTCGGGAAATTAGCCTACGTAACAGATGTAAACCATCTGGAAAATACCGAGATTGATAAACTTAGGGGGTTGGACGTTTTGGTTTTGAATGCTCTAAGAAAAGAAGAACACATCTCGCATTTCAACCTCAGCCAAGCCTTGGAATTGATTACAGAAGTAAAACCTGGCAAAGCTTACCTGACACACCTTTCACATCAAATGGGTTTTTACGATGAAGTGCAAAAAGAGCTTCCGGAAAATGTATTTCTGTCGTTTGACGGGTTGGAGATAGTCGTTTAAGGATGTCCGTTGACTGAAGTCAACGGCAAAGAATACCCTTATGTCATCAGTTGAGCCATATCCTTTGCCGTCAGTTTCAACTGACGGACATAGCTAACAAACAATCTTTGCCACTAAAACAATTGGCATTTCCTCAAAATCAATCATCGCATTGATCAGTCCGACTTTCTGAAAACCAGAAATATCTTCTTCCCTGATTTCTTTTTCGGAGATAATTCCCCGATCGAGTAGCAATTGGCGTTTGGTTCCTTTAAGCAAAGGTGTGGTTGGCGTAAACCAGGTCTTTCCATCAAAAAAGAGTAAATTGGCAGCAAATGAATCGGTCACCAATCCGTTTTTAACAATGATAATGTCATTGCAATTTTCGCGCTGAGCAAACAATTGCTGAAGAATTTGCCGGTCGGTGTATTTTAGATGATAGTCAATACTTTCGTAACGAACCACTTTCAGGCTTTGGATGGTTCTGAAAACATAAGGTTCGATTTCAATTTTCCCGATCGAACTGCCATACAAAACCCGCACTTTAAAAACTCCGGAAATACAGTTTTCGGGAACTGTAATTGCTTTTGCCAAATCAACCGTTCCGGCATCAGGAAAAAGTTCGCCCATCGCACGATTCATCCGCATCTGGTGATATTCCAGATTTTGAACTACCCCATTTTTCAACTTCAATGACTCAACTAATAGGGACATATACTTTCTGAATTAGTTCGTTGTATTCGGTTTGGCAATCGCTTAAAAAGGTGACTCCTCCCCCACTTTTGAAAACCAACTCATGGCCTTCCTGTTCCAAATACCGGATTAAAACACAGCTATCCAGATTCACGCCATCAAAAACACCAAAGACACCCGTGTAATAACCTCGCTGACAAGGCTCAACGTTGCGAATGATTTCCAGGGTTTTAGGTTTTGGAGCTCCGCAGATCGACCCGGCAGGCAACAATTTAGCCAAAATAGTTCCGATCAATTGCCGATAATTTTCCGGAAGTTTTCCCGAAACCTGAGAGCTCATCTGCAATAAATCACCTTGATTAGTCTTGATCTTATCAATATACATCAACTTTTCAACCTCAACATGAGTAGCAACCATACTCAGATCATTCCTAATCAAATCAACAATGGTATGATGCTCGGCCACTTCCTTTTCATCATTCAGCAAAACTTGTTCTGCATTATCAAGGTTGGCATCAATCGTTCCTTTCATCGGGAATGAGGAAATAATTCCATCATTAATGCGCACAAATATCTCAGGAGAGAAACACACAAACTGATCTTTTAACCAAACTTTGTAGGACGCCTCGCTTCGGTAAAAAATCTCTTCCGGAGTAAGGTTTGTCTTTACCCGAGAGGGCATCGTTAAGTTGAGCAA is a window from the Aquipluma nitroreducens genome containing:
- a CDS encoding aminodeoxychorismate synthase component I; its protein translation is MSEFQQHTINQMNELGAQGKPFVFVIDFDFEEPLIFELDDASAILWKTPEKSNFHPGISQDQSVVWNIHPVEFGQYQQAFNKVQQHIHNGDTYLLNLTMPSRVKTNLTPEEIFYRSEASYKVWLKDQFVCFSPEIFVRINDGIISSFPMKGTIDANLDNAEQVLLNDEKEVAEHHTIVDLIRNDLSMVATHVEVEKLMYIDKIKTNQGDLLQMSSQVSGKLPENYRQLIGTILAKLLPAGSICGAPKPKTLEIIRNVEPCQRGYYTGVFGVFDGVNLDSCVLIRYLEQEGHELVFKSGGGVTFLSDCQTEYNELIQKVYVPIS
- a CDS encoding aminotransferase class IV family protein, with the protein product MSLLVESLKLKNGVVQNLEYHQMRMNRAMGELFPDAGTVDLAKAITVPENCISGVFKVRVLYGSSIGKIEIEPYVFRTIQSLKVVRYESIDYHLKYTDRQILQQLFAQRENCNDIIIVKNGLVTDSFAANLLFFDGKTWFTPTTPLLKGTKRQLLLDRGIISEKEIREEDISGFQKVGLINAMIDFEEMPIVLVAKIVC